The DNA window ATAGCCGTTTGCTACCAATGGGGGAATTGCTTCGTATCATCCTTTCCAGATCAGTTACGTCCCATCTTTTCACCTATGCATATGTTTATAggccaaaatataaattttaacgcttgaatttggagttttttcatcgtagtttatttttatgtctTTGCTTTTCGATCGCTAAGagcatataaaagttctatcaacaaattatttttctaattattaataatcCATTTCGCATATAatactgaatttttttaatataataataatagctcattaattaaatatgtagtaAATATATGTTGACAATCACCAAACTAGGATGTACGTTGATTATCTTGGCGTCCAGGTGTGATGCTGTTCCCCGTAGCGTCCAGGTCTGGACACCGAAACAAGTAGCGTCCAGCATCCGGGTGTAGCCACACCAGCTTGTTTACGATGAAAACTCTACCATACATGTACTTAAGCCCTGACCAATCATGGCGGTGTTCAAGGCAGTCTATTGCAAAAGCTGAATAGCAACACGGAAAACAATAAAcgtaattattatatgattaattaagtattacttattaaaaatttaaaaaatggatttatttgatcttctaaaataatttctatataaaacatattcgcACGAAATATTGTTGCCTGCTCTCGCAATCACGTTCTGGTGTGCGAGCCCTAGCTCCTTGGGGTCATGGCGGCATAGGCTTCACCCTTATCAATCACATTAGGCAGCGCCTCGCTAGTTGCCACTCGTCATAAGGCCACCACTTTCATCTATTGCCTGTGTTGATCGCCGACAACCATAGCATTTATTGTCAGGGAATGCATTTTCACTTTATATAACTTTGTTGGTTATTTTTTACTTGATCTATCTGCTTGCATTATCTAACAAGTCCAAtctattacttaattattattaacatAATCATGTCGAATCATATATAAAGCATGTCCATGTAAAGATCCAAATAATCAgaagaaaacatttttatataatatacttGCTTGCGCTCACATGAACCAACAAATATAAGGATCAGTACATAGCTAGTATTAGATGTTATACACCCTTGgtttactgattttttttttcatttggcaTGTGCGTAGGTGAGAACAAAATGATCATTGTTCTTGGCTATGCTTATGGGTGTATCCAACATGGAACTAACGGTGCAGAATACAATATTCCtcctaaattaacttttctaGCATCCTCTTCTGTTTTATCTCACCTTTTCTGCTGTTTGTTTTCTATTGTGACTATTCGTGTGGAGTCCAATCGAAGAGAACGACCGCAACGGAAGCTGGACGTTATTGCATATAGCGTCCAGGTCTGGACGTTTTTATGAGTTGCAACCATATCTAGACGTTTTACTGTTTAGCGTTCATCCTAATATTGTAAATCTAACTGTGTAGTTTACTAGATATTTAATTAACAGGccaataattattatataaaaaattcagtATAATATCTCTTATAAAAATCTCAATGGAATATTTGTATAttgaagaaaataacaaaatatccCTCATCATAGTATCTTATATAGGAATCTCAATGGAATATTTGTATATTGAAGAAAATGCCAAAATATCCCTCATTATATAGTAATTGGTTGCGAGTGTAGATAAGAATGTACTAGAAGTTagatctatttttaagataaagtTTAAACTCTACAGATCGGTTTATTTTACATACCTCCGTGTATATGATCTTTACTATACTAACTTTAACTTTTATTGTGGTAACTCTGAGCACTAATGATTTTGTAAATCATTAaagttgtgaaaaaaaaaatttcgtgCTTATGTTTTAAGAGACGCCATATTtttaggtatatatatatatatatatctttttataaaaaaaagtggtCAAAGTTTATACATAAAGATTAAACAATGTCCAGCGACAAGTAATCacaaacggaggtagtacaaaaacaaaattgtgaatgatttttttttcaaagttcGAACGCCTGGCTGTTCAAAGTTCGAACGTGTTACCGATTATCACACTGTTAAATGGAAGAAAACAGTCGTGATACAGTTTCAGATTATGGCCACGTTCGGGAGttagataagttatcttatccctctcgttttccgcacgcacgcttcccgaactgctaaacggtataatcatgtactaatctattgttaCGCTTTTCATGCCgaataagttatcttatccgAACGGGCCTACGTCTAcctatgtattttattttacattcaTGATGAGTCAATATCTCCTATCTATGTACATTTCATAATAGCTGAATCAACATGACCATCTATATTCTCTCCTCTGGAAAATATAGTAGCTATATATTCTATACAACTCATAAATCTTAATAGCAGTTGCTCTAATAAATCCCACATGATTTGGCCACTTTTACCCACATCAAGGGAGTGTCTACAGCCTGGAGCACCGTAATATTCACAACTTCAAATTCTAATTGATGGCTACCAATCTTTCCTTGCTGCTACCAAGGAACCAAATTTTGAAATCCATCTCTGCATATTATGCAAGCTGCCGGGGAATATTGATTCGTAGGAACAATTTAAGAGATCAGTTTGTCCAGCTATCTGTCAGAGGAGATGGCTTCTTCTATTCTCCTAATAACGGTGCTAAGACTATATCCACTTTCCAGTGCTTTGGCAGCAGCTCTATGCGCTTTCTTGTGCCACTTTAAAAGGTTGTAGGATTGCATGACTGACCACCGAGCTCGATTTGCCATCTGATAAGTAACGGAGAAATATGTGTTGACTATATATGTTTCAATCAAGAAGATTAGAAAACAGAACAATACGAACCTGAGCAACAGAGAGTGGGGGATCTAGTAGAATGCACAAACTCCTGAACAGATTTTCATCATTTTCTCCCCCTTCTGCCTCCCCATAAACGAGTGCTTCTGCAGCAATTCCAGCGAATAAAATCATGCAATATCTGCAATTCATGCAttcaaatttagcttatatgaAGAAGAAATGTCATCAAAGATCTCCAAGTACCAACATCCAAGGCGGAATATTTTGTCTACCTGTCAAATGCTGTTATTGACAGACGGCCGTCGGCAAGttctttttccattttttcatCCCAGAACTGAGTCCCTGCCTGCAAAGGTATGAAACGCTATCACTTCAGTTATCTATAACGATAACATTTGAAGGtctatataataattaaatgtgaaaGTCTACATAATAATCAAATGTCATAACTGAGATCCtttggaaaataaaaggaCTACAATAAATACGCAGGCTCAGAAGCTCTACAGGGCAAAGCAAGTGAGAGTCTAATAATCTACTAAGAAGGTGAGCCCAACAAATATGAGAATGAACCTCATAGCAGAATATCAATGTATTTACCATTAAAGGCATGATTGGGACAGAATATCAAGAAAGATACTCTGTTACAGACCTTTGTAACGAAAACAGTTCTGTATATGAAGTACAAAAGGTGtaaaccaacaaaacaaagaatagTAGAATACAAAGATAACTTGTTTGGAAGATTTACAAACcaaggaaataaaaattaaaaagggcACTCGAAGTTATCAAGTGACAGAAGTTACACTACTCTATACAAGTTAATTGACAAGagaaaactaataaaattatgatAGATACTCCCTATccaacaacaaataaaaactacTAACAACTGTACCTGGCCTTGAATGCCCATTCGCAATGCCACAAATGGATCTAAAATGACTCCTCGTATGGGGCAACCCATTAGATAAGCTATGCATATTAAAAGTGAGAAGTGTTAGGTTAATGAATTACAATCTCATGAGTCAGATGTAATGTAAGATgcatattagaaaaaaaaacaagcgtATTAGGAACCATCCTAAACTTTTTGCATTAGTTAGATGAGCCGGAGACAGCAGAGAGTGGAAAAAAGTTCTTAAGGAAAACAATACCGGTAAGAAGATGGCCTGCTTCATGTACAAGGATCCGGCGCTTGTAAGGAGGCCAAAAACATGAAATTTGAGCAGCACAAGTACCACCAAGAAACATTGCATCTGCTGTTACTAATCCCAATATGGCAGCCAAGTTAGGCCGTAAATCTACTCCTTGAGTTAGAAGATAAGATACACCTCCAAGAAATCCAATAAGAACATAAGAAGAACTTCCTGAGAGACCCCACTTCTTCGGTGCAAGCTTTGTAGCTGAGAAAAGGAATCAAACGAAAATTGAGAGCTCTACATAATACAATCACAATCCATAATAGAAGAAAGAAACTTTCACCATTCTGTAAGATGTGTTCCTAATGACTACTGAGTATTTCAGTATGAATTCGTTACGAAAAGGAAGTGTGGTCATTCATTTAAGGACTCCAATCCTATACTGTCTGAAAGAAATCCATAAGAAAAGGGATGGCATCACAATTCTCACCTTCCAAACCTGTCATCTCCTTCAGAACAGTTGGTGTGACTTCTCTTGGCCCCTCCAAAACTGCAGCAAATAAAATGCACTCAAAGCGGTCAGGAGGATATAACATCAGTCCAAAAGATAACCTGAATATATGTTATCTTGACAAAAATATCCTGACAGTAAATTCTAGATGCTAGTCACATTGTGGGATTCGATAATACATCAAATTATCGAGTTGCCAATCCTTCTGCGTCCTATCAAACTGAATCCCACGACCATGTTATGCTCAAATTGAAGTCAGTTCGCACCGTATGACCCTCAAATCGCACACCAAATCGCTCACCGATGTTCTTGCACTTGCCGAAGCCGGCGAGCACCCCGCGGTCCGCGAGGAACTGGTACGCCCGACCCACGAGCCGCATGTCGTCGGCGTCGATGCAGGCGTCCAGCACCTCCCAGTCCCTCCCGGGGGGCACGGGGAGCGGCGCCCGCGCCACGGCCCCGGCGGACCCCGCCGGGGGAGGCTCGACGGACTGCAGGAAGCGGAGCGCGCGGGGGAGGTCCCGGCTCCTGACGGCGTCCTCGAAGTCCCCCCACTCCTTGAGGGAGGAGCCCgcccggaggcggaggcggaggcgagggcgggccctccggctccggcggcgcgggcaagGCAGGAagtggccggaggaggaggcggaggcgaggggcggggaggaggaggaggcggtggtcgCCATTGCTGCGGCCTCGTCTCGCGGAGGTGCGGCGGATTTGCGCTTTCGGATCGACGCCAACTGGTCGGAAGCTGGCTTACGTGGGTCGGGCCGACATGCTGCGTAGCTCGGGATTACCGGCCCATCTGTTCAGGAACTATTTGGGCCTTGTCGAACTTGAGCCCAACAGTAATTTGGGCTCTATCATTTcgcagttgcaactgcttatacgccaaaatttgaattttagaacgtAATTATGAACtagattttgtgatttttttatcatggtttgttttacacatttcgcttttgagtcgctatggacacgtatataaaagttttatctacaaattatttttcgtttgtaaaaactcgttttcgcttattcctGCAAAAAGCGAAACAATGGGAGCCTTGGACACTCTGTCCGAAGTGCGGACACTTCTCTCGCTCAGTCCAACTGTCCAACCCGTCCCTCGaacattttttgtattttttatatctttagtattttttttaaaaaaaatagcaaatcTAGCCTCCAAACGCATGCGGTAGCAAATGACAAGAGGGGGAAGGGGCGACCGTTGGACATTGGGTGTGAATTTTGCatacattttattatttttttatattttctattgacCTAGGAGTACACGGAAACCAACCATATCAATTCTAAGCTCAATGGACGAACCATGTGACCTTTAGAAGTTTCGAAAGTTATACCGAACGGGTTTCTAAAGCTTCTCGTCTCAAAAACACAATCTTGCAAATGAAATTTCACGATTCTGATTTCGTTGAACCCAACAAATGAGAGAGACCGATGTaactttttctatatatgtatgtggatatacttttttttccttgattttGAGTTCGAAAGTTATCGTTGTTTTAACAAAGGACACTCGAATCATGGTTTTTATGTCTCTCGGGTGATTTTGTAGGCTCCCCTGCTCATACTTAAAGCGCTCTCCTACTAGACGGCAAGGGGGCTACTTGCGTAATAGCCACATTTGCGGGCAGCTCCCGACCAAGGGATAAAAGCCCAActatagggtatcaaggggCCACCTGCAAATGTGCCACGCTCCATCCAACAGCCATCGCCCTTCCTCCAGTAAATGTTTGCCATCGATTTTAGTGCCTAGCCAGTGGTTGttctaaaatctattttataaaagaaatacaaaaatatataaaaataaaaaatctcgcTTGAATTTGACGGTTGGATCGATACACTCGTAGTCATAGTAGCGCAATGGTGGGTTCATTGGTGAGAGTGACCTACTCAATGCTTTTCTTAGCTTTTTTTTGGCCGCTTCTCTTCTAGTTACAAATAAggtacacatgcatgcatgttatgGGTGTATGCATATCGTACACATGGAGGTTATCTctagagaaaatctaagaaatgtcattgatAAACAAATAATACTAACAAATGTCATAGATGACTATTCCACAAAATGACATCTAACAAACGATTTTggctaagaaatatcattgttGTTAGAGTTGCAATAACAACCATTCATTAAGTGCTATAAGatgaacaatatatttaatggCACAAGATGGACATAACCCAAACAATGATGTCATTTGTTTaaacaaaatcatttatatgatgacattttttaaaacttgcaTCATTTATGGTATTTCTTAAACTTTAAcatttgtcaatgacatttatTAGATTTCCTCAGTTCTCTAAATGGATCTAGGGGATGATGATGGTGAGAACGATGGGACATGTAGGGGATAcccctatttttcatgtttaccCAAAGAATGTGCGAGTAATAGTGTTTTCTGATACGCCTAATAGTGTTTTCCAGTGACTAGCTAATTTTTTTGGTCATCAATGACGATTTATAGTTATGACGGCGACAAATGAGCTTGGACGGTCGCTCGACCTACTCTTTTTTGCCAACAAGGCCCTGGAATGGCCATCCACTTTTGTTAAGAATGAAGCATTTATAAGGTTGATTACAAACTCAGCCTACGCATTAAGCCCGACAAAAATCTGTAAAGTTTCAAGAGGCCCTCGATGCGACAAGTCCGTTAACACAATAGTGTGGAGCATAAAGTATCCAGTGTTACGTGTGCTTGGCACAATACGTGTTGGGCATCAAGTACCATCGACGGGAGGCTTTTGCGTCTACCAAACCTCTATAGATGTGCCCTCTACTGGGCATATAAGGCATTCGGTCACCCCAATTGAGAGGAGTAGGAGCATGGGCAGATTCTAATACACGTGGACACAACGAGTCACTGGTAAAGAAAAGTTTATTGCTATATCACTGGCAATATGTATGAATCTCCACTAAAAATCATGGAGACGATGAACCGTGATCGGTTGAAGTGTCCAGATTTAATAGGCATGATTCCAAGCACACAAACTGCGGAACAAcatgagacaaaaaaaaaccaatggcACATCCGTTTTCATTCTTTCATTCAGATCTCACATTAATGTTTCAgtcggagcagcagcagcaacatcgaCGGCAACAAGACGGCCGCCCACCTTCCAGAACCTTCATTTCCAATACCGTCGAAGCCTCGCCGTCGATCCCCAATCCATGGGCCCACCGCAACCCGCAGGCGCCGCACCCGCTCTTCTTACCCCGCCTCCAAGCCACACTGCCATccgggccccacatgtcagccagCGCCGAGATGCGAATATTCTCCCCTCCCCCATTCGTTGGCCTCGCCTCTATAAAGAAGCCGCCTCCCCTCTGCGTCGCCGCATCGCATCCAAAAGCTTCGCCTTCGTCTTCCTCTCGCTCGATTCGATCCGATCCGATCCATTCCAAGGTGAGCCCCCTCCTCCGATCGAGCGTTCGCTCGGATCTGCTGCCTGCGGGGGGATCTCCTGTGACGTTTGCGGGGTTGGATTTGGTGGCGCAGGGGGGGAGGAGCAAATGGCGACCAAGAGGAGCGTGGGGACGCTTGGGGAGGCGGATCTCAGGGGGAAGAAGGTGTTCGTGCGGGCCGACCTCAACGTGCCGCTCGACGACGCGCAGAAGATCACCGACGACACCCGCATCCGCGCCTCCGTGCCCACCGTCAAGTTCCTCCTCGAGAAGGGCGCCAAGGTCGTCCTCGCCAGCCATCTGGTGAGTGAGCGACCCACTATACTACCGCCCCACCACGATCCTTGACAACCCCCACGCTTTGATGCTTTTTTACTGGAGTAGATTTTTGGGGATGCTTTTGATGATGAGATTTAGGTTCGTGCGGATATGCTGCTTTAAGATTTTTGTCGTTAGTACTGGAATTTGGATCAAAACCTTGGTTAGGTTCATAGTGATCAGCGTAGTCTCGACTTCTACGGATTCGATGTGATCGAGGCAAAGGTGGTCCATTTTTTTGTGTTGTAGttgaaattgatatttttgattttgtagCATAAAATCGATTAGCATTCATGACAGACGGACAATAAGTCAATAATGGGCTTGCCTTAATTTATGTACTTTCAGACGAGGTAGATGTGCTactaatttttctttattgtcATCAGTGCCCAAAATGAACTTCGACTGTGATTATTGTACTTGGACCAGtgcattttaaaattttaatgctgTTGCTGACGTCTGAGCTTGTCTTTCGCTTTGGTTGTGCATTTCTAACAAAGAATCTGCCTGATCCAACTGGGCTTCCattatactaaaattattttcaattcTTCATATTCAGCATGACGGCATGAAGGTTTGAcctttattttagaatggcaTGATCACTCTGTAAGGCCATCACAGATGCATTTGGTCGCTGATGATTGTCTGTCTTTTGTTGCTCATCCAATGCAAGTTCCTTATCTACTCCTATTGATCATCAAATGTTCATTAAGTGGGAGATAATAACCAAATCAGATCACAGAGACACCAAGCTCCTTCTTCTGCATTTTGCATGTACATTACATCTAGCATTTATCTTCAATTTGACTGTATAGCATGATCACATGTATAGGTCTAGCCGTCTAGGTCATCTGTCTCCTTTCAAccaaattattgtttttacaACAGACGTGTAATTTTTTGTACCATGTCAGCTTTCAACAGAGTGTACTGATTTTAGAATTATACAAACTAAAATGGTTATTCTTTACGAAAAGATGAGTAACCTTGGATTATATGCTTATGGTTGGTTTCAAGATGACTTGGTGTAAGTTCATAGTAACCTTGGATTAAGAGTTCATTTCCAGACCAATGCAACCTTTTTGTCTTAACTCTTGTATGTAAAAGAATTTATATGCTTGCAGTGTCTACTGTGAACAGAAACACAATGAATTACTATCAATTGTAAGCTCTGTGACTGTTGCCTTTCCATTTTCTCATGTGCTATCTTGTAACTTGTAACCTCCAGGGCCGTCCGAAGGGTGTCACCCCCAAGTACAGCTTGAAGCCTCTTGTTCCCCGCTTGTCTGAGCTCCTTGGAGTTGATGTATGTTATGGAGTGATAGCTGTTTCTCACACTTAAATTTTGTGTTGCTGTACTAGACAACAGTTCTTGTATTTTTCTGATCTGTTTGTATGCATAATTAGGTTGTGATGGCCAATGACTGCATTGGTGAGGAAGTCGAGAAATTGGCTGCTGCTTTGCCAGAGGGTGGTGTTCTACTCCTAGAGAATGTTAGATTCTACAAGGAGGAGGAAAAGAATGATCCTGAGTTTGCTAAGAAGCTTGCATCTGTCGCTGACCTCTATGTAAATGATGCTTTCGGCACTGCACACAGAGCTCATGCTTCAACAGAGGGAGTGACCAAGTTTTTGAAGCCTGCTGTTGCTGGCTTCCTGATGCAGAAGGTATTGCTGAAACGAAATCTCAGTCCTGGTCAAGTTTTGCGTAAATACTTATTCCTATCAATACATATGTCCTGCAGGCTGCAGTTATATAACACACAAGTAGGAATTATATTCATATACACTATTCACCTAAACCCTCAACCATCCTATTTTGTGTTCATCTCAAAGAAGTAATACCACCCTTAGGATTGGCAGCCACCCAATTTATTCTAGGAGATGTCATAGAATTTGAGAGAGGTTTGAGATTAAATCAATCAAATGCATCTCATATATTTGTCTATGTTCAATCTTCAAAGGATTCTGCAGATGGATGTTTCCTAATGCTTATgtcagaattaaaaaaaaatacagttgtACTGAGGTTTAATTACTGCAGGAACTCGACTATCTTGTTGGAGCTGTTGCCAACCCAAAGAAGCCATTTGCAGCAATCGTTGGTGGATCCAAGGTCTCGACTAAGATTGGCGTGATCGAGTCTTTGTTGGCAAAGGTTGATGTCCTCATCCTTGGTGGTGGTATGATCTTCACATTCTACAAAGCCCAGGGATATGCAGTTGGAAAATCTCTTGTGGAGGAAGACAAACTTGAGCTTGCAACTTCACTTATTGAGAAGGCAAAGGCGAAGGGCGTTTCTCTTTTGCTTCCCACT is part of the Oryza brachyantha chromosome 2, ObraRS2, whole genome shotgun sequence genome and encodes:
- the LOC102702250 gene encoding uncharacterized protein LOC102702250 is translated as MATTASSSSPPLASASSSGHFLPCPRRRSRRARPRLRLRLRAGSSLKEWGDFEDAVRSRDLPRALRFLQSVEPPPAGSAGAVARAPLPVPPGRDWEVLDACIDADDMRLVGRAYQFLADRGVLAGFGKCKNIVLEGPREVTPTVLKEMTGLEATKLAPKKWGLSGSSSYVLIGFLGGVSYLLTQGVDLRPNLAAILGLVTADAMFLGGTCAAQISCFWPPYKRRILVHEAGHLLTAYLMGCPIRGVILDPFVALRMGIQGQAGTQFWDEKMEKELADGRLSITAFDRYCMILFAGIAAEALVYGEAEGGENDENLFRSLCILLDPPLSVAQMANRARWSVMQSYNLLKWHKKAHRAAAKALESGYSLSTVIRRIEEAISSDR
- the LOC102702530 gene encoding phosphoglycerate kinase, cytosolic, giving the protein MATKRSVGTLGEADLRGKKVFVRADLNVPLDDAQKITDDTRIRASVPTVKFLLEKGAKVVLASHLGRPKGVTPKYSLKPLVPRLSELLGVDVVMANDCIGEEVEKLAAALPEGGVLLLENVRFYKEEEKNDPEFAKKLASVADLYVNDAFGTAHRAHASTEGVTKFLKPAVAGFLMQKELDYLVGAVANPKKPFAAIVGGSKVSTKIGVIESLLAKVDVLILGGGMIFTFYKAQGYAVGKSLVEEDKLELATSLIEKAKAKGVSLLLPTDVVVADKFAADAESKTVAASAIPEGWMGLDVGPDAIKTFSGALDTCNTIIWNGPMGVFEFEKFAAGTDAIAKKLAELTTTKGVTTIIGGGDSVAAVEKAGLADKMSHISTGGGASLELLEGKTLPGVLALDEA